CAGCGCGCCGACGCCTCGCGTGGTGGGCGCGAAGATTCCATGGCGCTTGATGCCGCCCACCTAGTAGCAACCGCCGACGAGCCAGACGAGCGTCTGGAGTGCGTGTACGCGGAGCTGCGTAAGCTGGATGAGGTCAGTCGCGCCGCAGTGCTGCTGCAGCTCGACGGCTATCGCTACGAGGAGATCGCCGAGCTACTCGGCTTGTCTGCCAGCAACGTTGGGGTACGCCTCTCGCGCGCCCGGAAAACGCTGATCAACAATCTACGAGAGAGATAATCATGGGGGAAGCAGAACTCGAACGACTCTGGCAAGGGCAGCGCGCGCCCTCGAGCATGCCTGACGAGGCGATCAACCAGGTCCTTCGCATGCGCGAGCAGCGGCGTCTGATCATGGCTGCCATGGCCGCGGCTGGGGCGGCCGCCCTATTGGCGCTTGGGCTTCGAGCAGTGAAGCTACTTGCGGATCCCACCTTCACGTGGCTAAACGGTTCGGTCGAATTGCTGCTCGGGGCGTTGCCGTTGATCTGCGTGGTGGCTGTCGCCGTCCAGCGCCAGCGCCGCCACCGCGAGTTGGAGGCCCTGAGCCTTAATACGCAGGACTGCGTGGCTTTCGTTCATGGGGTGGTTCGGCAAGAGATTCGTGATATCCGCGCGGTTGCGCCTTCCTTGCTGGTCGCTTTTCTGGGGCTGTTCGCGGTCTCGAAGTGGCAGTCGATCACATCGGGGCGGGAGGCACTGTCGCACGAATGGCTTGCGATCGCGCTCGTGCTGGGTGCTGCCACGGTCACCGTCGCCGTTCTCTACCATCGACTTAGCGGGTTGCTACTCCCGCGCTTGGCCTACTTGGCACGCGTGCGAGCCGCTCTCGATCGTGTTGGATAGGTCACTGCTTGTGTGCTCGCTAGGGGTACCGTCCGGTCAGGTGTCCGCACCTAGGTGCTTGCACGGTTGTATGACCGCGATTGGTCCCTGCTCAGGCGTCGTCGTACCGAGGGCAAGGAGGCTCTTCATGGTGGCCCGCAGCGACGCTGAGGAGTTCGAGCTGGTGCCGCCTGGCAATCCGTTGCGCCTCACTCGTGCCTCTGGCAACGGCACCCTGGGGCGTCGATACGAATCGCTCGCGGCCCGCGAATCGCTGCGAGAACCGCTTCTACGATGGCCTCCTCGCCTTCGGCGATATCGCGGACGGCGATCAGATTGAAGTGACCGTCGAGCAGCGCCTGCGCCACCTCGCCCTTCGGGTCTGCCCCTACGCAGACTGAGCGTTACCTTATTTGCCAAGCGGCCCACTAGCTCGTTCGCCATGGTGGCAGATCGCCACCGGCCCTCAGTTTGGGCGACCAGCTGATCGATAGTATTAGCCTTCACCACGAAGGTCCTGGAGCAATGCACTTGTGAGCTCATGTTCCGCTAGCAGTGAATGCACGTTGGCGCGCATCTTCGCCGTGGCGTCGAGTATCGCCTTTTCCGTTGCCTGCGGCGGCACCTCGACGTCGATACGACGGGCGAGGGTGCCCATCGTTTGAACACGTGCCATGGAGTCCCCGGGCTCGCGCGTCTCGACCACGACAAGGTTGTGCGTCTTCAGCGAGACTGGCGGTCGCCGAGCTATCCACAGTGCGCGGGAGAAGAACCCGTAGCAGTACACACCACTGTGGAACAGTCCCTCACGAGGATGTGCGGCAGGTGGTCGTTCCTTCGGAAGTGGTTGGTGGCGGCGCCGTGCCGGCGCGGGCTTGGCTGAAGCCTCCAGCACCACGCACACGAGTTCTTGATGGTCTGCGTGCAGTTCCGCTTGCCACATCACATGGCAGGTAGGCCCGAAGGTAGTGCTCCCCCCGGCGCACACGATGTCTTCGGGGCGCGACATGGCTACGACAGGCGCCCGACGCGTCGCTTGCCTGCGCTGACGAAGGCAAGCGTAGAAAGCCCGTTCCGCGCCCTCTGTAGACCCCGGTGGGATCTCCTCAAAAGGAAGAGACCCCTTGGCGGTGAGCCCCCCAATGAGTTGCAAGGGCTCATTGGGTAGGTCGCCCAATCTCACCCATAACACGCGTTAGGGGTAGTCTATCGCCTTCGACATCGACGGTGGTGCTACCGGTGCCCACGCCGTCTACTTTCCGCCAGTGTCCGCGGTAGAACACCTGCGCTGATCGGGCCTGACGGTTGAAGATGAAATCCGGTTGCCCGTCCATCCCGTAGTCTTCTACGGCGACCAGCACCTTACCGTCGGCTGAGAGGGCAGAATAGGTCAGTAAGTCCATAACGCCATCGTTGTCCTGGTCGCGAAGGGTCAACATCGGTGCGTGCGTATTGGCCTGAAACACCCCCAAGTTGACGCTGCCCTTGCTCCTGCTAACTAGCACAGACGGGAGGCGCTGGTCATCGATTGTGAGTACCACCGCATCGGGCGTTCCGCCGCGTAGGGGCTGACCTTGAAAGGTGGTCGCGGCGATCTCTTGATCGCATGCGCTCATGTAGGTGGCAACGATGAGCACTAACGCGAGGCTTGGCAGCCGCTGTTGAGTCCACACGACTAAAAGCGCTCCTGGGTTTGCGACAACGTCCAAATCGGTCCTGACAGGGAGTGGCGCTGGAAGAGCTCAGCAGCTTCCTGCGCTGACCATTTTTCCCAGTCCAAGTCGGCGTGACGCCCATACCACTGCGATGCGAACCGCCAGATCTGATCGACAGCCTCACGTCCCCCCGTGGCGTGCCTCTGGTCTCGCACCATTGATCCACCTGTTCCTCATCGCGAAAGTGCCGCGGTCCAATCCGCTGCGCGATGAGCATGCGGATGTC
This sequence is a window from Pseudomonadota bacterium. Protein-coding genes within it:
- a CDS encoding RNA polymerase sigma factor — its product is MNEHAGILHKVARGYAPGPADREDLLQEILFAVWRSIPSFRGDSQPSTYLYRIALNRAIALQRADASRGGREDSMALDAAHLVATADEPDERLECVYAELRKLDEVSRAAVLLQLDGYRYEEIAELLGLSASNVGVRLSRARKTLINNLRER